One stretch of Ornithinimicrobium ciconiae DNA includes these proteins:
- a CDS encoding LysR family transcriptional regulator translates to MDVRHLELLREFAERGSVTAVARATHRTPSAVSQQLQTAQRELGAQLVEPHGRGLRLTEAGELLARRAVDVATVLAEVSADWDAFRHHPTGGVSVMALPSAGEYLLPPALSALAGAGIEITCHDTDVAEADWAELTKDHDIVIGHSLRGRRPPGTAGLVVTRLLREPLDVALPTGHRLAGEQTVQPQDLVDDAWIGVPLGFPFDTVLQAIEAETQATLRVVQRVRDNRLVEAMVAAGHGVALLPRFTTRLRDGVVLRPLGGVDTGRAVLAIQRPDRAARLAVRQVLATIQQVADDLATVAAEPR, encoded by the coding sequence ATGGACGTCCGCCACCTGGAACTGCTGAGGGAGTTCGCGGAGCGGGGGAGCGTGACAGCCGTGGCACGCGCCACGCACCGCACGCCCTCGGCCGTGTCCCAGCAGCTGCAGACCGCCCAGCGAGAGCTGGGCGCCCAGCTGGTGGAGCCGCACGGACGAGGTCTGCGGCTGACCGAGGCCGGCGAGCTGCTGGCGCGTCGGGCCGTGGACGTGGCCACCGTCCTGGCCGAGGTCAGCGCGGACTGGGACGCCTTCCGGCACCACCCGACGGGCGGCGTCTCGGTGATGGCTCTGCCCAGCGCGGGGGAGTATCTGCTGCCACCGGCGCTCAGCGCGCTCGCCGGGGCGGGCATCGAGATCACCTGCCACGACACCGATGTCGCGGAGGCCGACTGGGCCGAGCTGACCAAGGATCACGACATCGTCATCGGTCACTCACTTCGCGGTCGTCGCCCGCCGGGGACCGCGGGGCTGGTGGTCACCAGGCTCCTGCGTGAGCCGTTGGACGTGGCGCTGCCCACCGGGCACCGTCTCGCGGGGGAGCAGACCGTGCAGCCTCAGGATCTGGTGGATGACGCATGGATCGGCGTGCCGCTCGGCTTTCCGTTTGACACGGTGCTGCAGGCCATCGAGGCCGAGACGCAGGCGACGCTCCGGGTGGTCCAGAGGGTGCGGGACAACCGGCTGGTCGAGGCGATGGTCGCCGCCGGCCACGGGGTGGCTCTGCTGCCACGGTTCACCACCCGGCTGCGGGACGGCGTCGTGCTGCGCCCGCTCGGCGGTGTCGACACCGGGCGAGCAGTTCTGGCGATCCAGCGTCCGGACCGGGCAGCACGTCTGGCGGTGCGTCAGGTCCTGGCGACGATCCAGCAGGTCGCCGACGACCTGGCCACCGTGGCTGCGGAACCCCGATAG
- a CDS encoding UBP-type zinc finger domain-containing protein: protein MTNATGIDVTVPPSGTGCVECLATEDGWWFNLRRCAQCGHVGCCDSSPSQHATAHFTETGHPMMQSFEPGEEWFYSYPEERKDASGPDLAPPTSHPEDQPKPGPAGRVPEDWESRLHPK, encoded by the coding sequence ATGACAAATGCCACCGGCATCGATGTCACTGTTCCACCGAGCGGCACCGGCTGTGTCGAGTGTCTAGCGACCGAGGACGGGTGGTGGTTCAACCTGCGCAGGTGCGCCCAGTGCGGGCACGTCGGCTGCTGTGACAGCTCGCCGTCACAGCACGCGACGGCGCACTTCACGGAGACCGGCCACCCGATGATGCAGAGCTTCGAGCCTGGGGAGGAGTGGTTCTACTCCTATCCGGAGGAGCGCAAGGACGCCAGCGGCCCGGACCTGGCGCCACCCACCAGTCACCCGGAGGACCAGCCCAAGCCGGGGCCGGCCGGCAGGGTGCCGGAGGACTGGGAGTCGCGCCTGCACCCCAAGTGA
- a CDS encoding TraR/DksA family transcriptional regulator → MAQERISAKLRVKEADLLEQMERLTRPEQDQGAISFGKRIGDGTAMAVDRLTAVGAHNNLQDILDQVRRALSKLDEDTYGRCDECGTQIAPGRLEVRPWSTHCVAHG, encoded by the coding sequence ATGGCACAGGAGAGGATCTCCGCGAAGCTGCGGGTCAAGGAGGCCGACCTGCTGGAGCAGATGGAGCGCCTGACCCGCCCCGAGCAGGACCAGGGTGCCATCAGCTTTGGCAAGCGGATCGGCGACGGCACGGCGATGGCCGTCGACCGGCTCACCGCGGTGGGGGCGCACAACAACCTGCAGGACATCCTGGACCAGGTGCGTCGCGCGCTGAGCAAGCTGGACGAGGACACCTATGGCCGGTGTGACGAGTGCGGCACCCAGATCGCGCCGGGTCGCCTCGAGGTCCGTCCGTGGTCGACCCACTGCGTCGCGCACGGCTGA
- a CDS encoding cupin domain-containing protein, giving the protein MADKETFTTGKDHGKEPYVVNIEKMTVDNKNFRKTLWTGAHLQLTVMSIDVGDDIGLEVHPKNDQFLRVEKGKGRTEMGPTKKDLSFVKDVGDDDIVLVPAGTWHNVTNTGDEPLKVYVLYGPADHEPGTVHPEHKDAERDPNEE; this is encoded by the coding sequence ATGGCGGACAAGGAGACCTTCACGACGGGCAAGGACCACGGCAAGGAGCCCTACGTCGTCAACATCGAGAAGATGACGGTCGACAACAAGAACTTCCGCAAGACGCTGTGGACCGGCGCGCACCTGCAGCTCACGGTGATGAGCATCGACGTGGGCGACGACATCGGTCTTGAGGTGCACCCCAAGAACGACCAGTTCCTGCGCGTGGAGAAGGGCAAGGGCCGCACCGAGATGGGCCCGACCAAGAAGGACCTGTCGTTCGTCAAGGACGTCGGGGATGACGACATCGTCCTGGTGCCGGCCGGCACCTGGCACAACGTCACCAATACCGGTGACGAGCCGCTGAAGGTCTATGTCCTCTACGGTCCCGCCGACCACGAGCCGGGCACCGTCCACCCCGAGCACAAGGACGCCGAGAGGGACCCCAACGAGGAGTGA
- a CDS encoding ABC-F family ATP-binding cassette domain-containing protein, with translation MGHLEVNGVSFALPDGRPLLDGVSLRVGEGAKVALVGPNGTGKTTLLRLIAGDLAAQTGSVARSGGLGVMHQFIGTMGRDDTSEPPTVRELLVSVAPPDLRRVARELEAAEYAVMTVDDEPAQMAYAQALSDWADVGGYDYETLWDVCTVRALGIPFEQAQWRTTDTLSGGEQKRLALEALLRGPDEVLLLDEPDNYLDVPAKQWLEGQLRESPKTVLFVSHDRELLSNVATRVATLEPGAAGAAMWVHPGSFATWHEARVARNARLEEARRRWDEEHAKLRELMLMYKQKASYNADMANQYHAAQTRLRRFEDAGPPEAVAIPQQVTMRLQGGRTAKRAVVCEALELTNLMQPFDLEVWFGERVAVLGSNGSGKSHFLRLLAGGGSDPEVEHRPVGDVVPAPVSHTGIARLGSRVRPGWFAQTHDHPALVGRTLLEILHRGDEHRRGRPQDEAARVLDRYELARSGEQTFDSLSGGQQARFQILLLELSGATLLLLDEPTDNLDLHSAEALETGLAAFEGTVLAVTHDRWFTRGFDRFLVFGADGQVRETTEPVWDEGRVVRER, from the coding sequence GTGGGTCATCTCGAGGTCAACGGTGTCAGTTTTGCTCTCCCGGACGGGCGACCACTGCTCGACGGCGTCTCCCTGCGCGTCGGTGAAGGCGCGAAGGTCGCCCTGGTCGGGCCCAACGGCACGGGCAAGACGACCCTGCTGCGACTGATTGCTGGGGATCTCGCGGCGCAGACCGGATCGGTCGCCCGCAGCGGCGGGCTGGGGGTGATGCACCAGTTCATCGGGACCATGGGGCGCGACGACACCAGCGAGCCACCGACCGTGCGGGAGCTGCTGGTCTCGGTCGCCCCTCCGGACCTGCGCAGGGTCGCCCGGGAGCTGGAGGCAGCGGAGTATGCCGTGATGACCGTCGACGACGAGCCGGCGCAGATGGCCTATGCCCAGGCGTTGTCGGACTGGGCCGACGTCGGAGGTTATGACTACGAGACGCTCTGGGACGTCTGCACGGTCCGCGCGCTGGGCATCCCGTTCGAGCAGGCCCAGTGGCGCACCACCGACACGCTGTCCGGAGGTGAGCAGAAGCGGCTGGCGTTGGAGGCGCTGCTGCGCGGCCCGGACGAGGTGCTGCTGCTGGACGAGCCGGACAACTATCTCGACGTCCCGGCCAAGCAGTGGCTCGAGGGTCAGCTGCGCGAGTCGCCCAAGACCGTGCTGTTCGTCAGCCACGACCGTGAGCTGCTGTCCAACGTCGCGACCCGCGTCGCCACGCTCGAGCCGGGAGCCGCCGGCGCCGCGATGTGGGTGCACCCGGGCAGCTTCGCCACGTGGCACGAGGCCAGGGTGGCGCGCAACGCCCGGCTGGAGGAGGCGCGCCGCCGCTGGGACGAGGAGCACGCCAAGCTGCGCGAGCTGATGCTGATGTATAAGCAGAAGGCGTCCTACAACGCCGACATGGCCAATCAGTATCACGCGGCCCAGACCCGGCTGCGCCGTTTTGAGGACGCCGGTCCGCCCGAGGCCGTGGCGATCCCGCAGCAGGTCACCATGCGGCTGCAGGGCGGTCGCACCGCCAAGCGGGCGGTGGTCTGCGAGGCGCTCGAGCTCACCAACCTGATGCAGCCCTTCGACCTGGAGGTCTGGTTCGGCGAGCGGGTGGCCGTCCTGGGCAGCAACGGATCGGGCAAGTCACACTTCCTGCGACTGCTGGCCGGAGGGGGGTCGGACCCCGAGGTGGAGCACCGGCCCGTGGGCGACGTCGTGCCGGCCCCGGTGTCCCACACCGGCATCGCGCGCCTGGGCTCTCGGGTCCGGCCCGGATGGTTCGCCCAGACCCACGACCACCCGGCGCTGGTCGGTCGCACGCTGCTGGAGATCCTGCACCGCGGTGACGAGCACCGCCGGGGCCGGCCGCAGGACGAGGCGGCGCGGGTGCTGGACCGCTATGAGCTGGCCCGCTCCGGCGAGCAGACTTTCGACTCCCTCTCCGGCGGTCAGCAGGCGCGCTTCCAGATCCTGCTCCTCGAACTGTCAGGGGCGACCCTGCTGCTGCTCGACGAACCCACCGACAACCTCGACCTGCACTCCGCAGAGGCGCTGGAGACCGGCCTCGCGGCCTTCGAGGGCACCGTGCTCGCGGTCACCCACGACCGGTGGTTCACCCGCGGCTTCGACCGATTCCTCGTGTTTGGTGCCGACGGTCAGGTGCGGGAGACAACCGAGCCGGTGTGGGACGAGGGACGCGTGGTGCGCGAGCGCTGA
- a CDS encoding alpha-amylase family glycosyl hydrolase, with the protein MNRRTTLVAVGALAAVVAAGVVVPRLLDEDAEPGAEDTGTSTSAPPDEAVPEQLEALALDGLRGPLTGEQFYFVLPDRFANGDPTNDTAGVDGDRLEHGFDPTDSGFYHGGDLAGLSEQLDYLQGLGTTAIWLTPVMTNQWVQGPQGQESAAYHGYWITDFTTVDPHLGTQEDLATLVEEAHARDMKVFLDIITNHTADVIDYEEGEYGYRPLTQEPYTPVVAEGDEDLKVPDWLNDPARYHNRGNSTFEGESSLYGDFFGLDDLATGQPEVVEGMIDIYTDWIDTGVDGFRIDTVKHVDLEFWQAFGPAMLEHAVAGGNDDFFMFGEVYDADPLAMSQYSTTGRLPATLDFGFQAGAAAYTGGGSARDLATLFAGDDYYTDADSNAYALPTFLGNHDMGRFAQFMGPADLRHGDLAERVAFGHTLMFLTRGQPVVYYGDEQGFIGRRGDKDARQDMFATQVEQFAQEDLVSGGPGSRDRYDTDAPLYRHIAELSALREEHPALADGAQVTRYAADGPGIFAVSRLLPEEGIEYVVAVNNDVEPATASFSTYAPGTEFEPVYGTQQAITSDDASTVSVQVPALSAVVYRSATSVAEPVIGLEVQVSGGGLAGRAPITAEVGVPDAESMPFVQVTFAARPAGGEGEWQVLGTDDHPPYRVFPDVATLPVGQIDIVAVAKPLAGQIAVGTATAVVAEQAQ; encoded by the coding sequence ATGAATCGTCGCACCACCCTGGTTGCGGTCGGCGCGCTCGCAGCCGTGGTCGCGGCGGGTGTCGTCGTGCCGCGCCTGCTCGATGAGGACGCTGAGCCCGGGGCCGAGGACACCGGGACCAGCACCTCGGCGCCGCCGGACGAGGCGGTCCCCGAGCAGCTGGAGGCACTGGCGCTGGACGGCCTGCGCGGACCGCTGACCGGAGAGCAGTTCTATTTCGTCCTCCCCGACCGGTTCGCCAACGGCGACCCGACCAACGACACCGCCGGCGTGGACGGCGACCGCCTCGAGCACGGCTTCGATCCCACTGACAGCGGCTTCTATCACGGGGGTGACCTGGCGGGACTGAGCGAGCAGCTGGACTATCTCCAGGGGCTGGGCACCACCGCGATCTGGCTCACCCCGGTGATGACCAACCAGTGGGTGCAGGGACCGCAGGGACAGGAGAGCGCGGCCTACCACGGCTACTGGATCACCGACTTCACCACCGTCGATCCACATCTGGGCACTCAGGAGGACCTGGCCACCCTGGTCGAGGAGGCCCACGCGCGGGACATGAAGGTCTTCCTGGACATCATCACCAACCACACCGCCGACGTCATCGACTACGAGGAGGGGGAGTACGGCTACCGGCCCCTGACCCAGGAGCCCTACACCCCGGTGGTGGCCGAGGGGGACGAGGACCTCAAGGTGCCCGACTGGCTCAACGACCCGGCGCGCTATCACAACCGCGGCAACAGCACGTTCGAGGGCGAGTCGAGCCTCTACGGCGACTTCTTCGGCCTGGACGACCTGGCGACCGGGCAACCGGAGGTGGTCGAGGGGATGATCGACATCTACACCGACTGGATCGACACCGGCGTCGACGGTTTCCGCATCGACACCGTCAAACATGTCGACCTGGAGTTCTGGCAGGCGTTCGGACCCGCCATGCTCGAGCACGCGGTCGCCGGCGGCAACGACGACTTCTTCATGTTCGGCGAGGTCTACGACGCCGACCCCCTGGCGATGAGTCAGTACTCCACCACCGGACGGCTCCCGGCGACCCTGGACTTCGGCTTCCAGGCCGGCGCCGCGGCATACACCGGGGGTGGCTCGGCCCGCGACCTGGCCACCCTGTTCGCCGGGGACGATTACTACACCGACGCCGACTCCAACGCCTACGCGCTGCCGACCTTCCTCGGCAACCACGACATGGGCAGGTTCGCGCAGTTCATGGGGCCTGCCGACCTGCGGCACGGCGACCTGGCCGAGCGCGTCGCCTTCGGCCACACGCTGATGTTCCTCACGCGTGGACAGCCGGTCGTCTACTACGGCGACGAGCAGGGTTTCATCGGGCGGCGCGGGGACAAGGACGCCCGGCAGGACATGTTCGCCACCCAGGTCGAGCAGTTCGCACAGGAGGACCTGGTCTCTGGGGGGCCCGGCAGCCGGGACCGCTATGACACCGACGCTCCGCTCTATCGCCACATCGCCGAGCTCTCCGCGCTGCGTGAGGAGCACCCGGCGCTCGCCGACGGTGCCCAGGTCACCCGGTATGCCGCCGACGGCCCCGGGATCTTTGCCGTCAGCCGGTTGCTCCCGGAGGAGGGGATCGAATATGTGGTGGCCGTCAACAATGACGTCGAGCCCGCGACAGCGAGCTTTTCAACCTACGCTCCGGGAACGGAGTTCGAGCCCGTCTACGGCACCCAGCAGGCGATCACCTCCGACGACGCGAGCACGGTGAGTGTGCAGGTGCCGGCGCTGTCGGCAGTCGTCTATCGCAGCGCCACCTCCGTGGCCGAGCCCGTCATCGGGCTGGAGGTGCAGGTCAGCGGTGGTGGGTTGGCCGGGCGGGCACCGATCACCGCCGAGGTGGGTGTCCCCGACGCGGAGAGTATGCCGTTCGTGCAGGTGACCTTCGCCGCGCGTCCCGCCGGTGGCGAGGGAGAGTGGCAGGTGCTCGGCACCGACGACCACCCGCCATACCGGGTCTTCCCGGACGTCGCCACGCTGCCGGTGGGACAGATCGACATCGTGGCTGTCGCCAAGCCACTGGCGGGGCAGATCGCCGTCGGCACCGCCACGGCTGTGGTGGCTGAACAAGCCCAGTAG
- a CDS encoding AEC family transporter, protein MVAVLQGFWLIAVVIAVGWFIAHTKLFGREGQQMLARLTFWVGSPALLFLVVADADAAVLFSGFLFATLAGVFVTAGLYLLLARLVLRRPLSHAVMGGMSVSYVNANNLGVPIAVYVLGDASWAAPILLMQLLLLQPMWLAALDATGRGTVSVRRLVLSPITNPLTIGSLLGLVVALTGVELPAMVREPVDLIGGLAIPCMLLAFGISLRLSPLPTGRGTLAELSAMVLLKLAVMPAVTWLVAGPVLGLSTPEVLGAVVMASLPTAQNVFILAVAYRKGETLARDSVFATTFLAMPAMLLVVVLMGVG, encoded by the coding sequence GTGGTGGCTGTCCTGCAGGGTTTCTGGCTGATCGCGGTGGTCATCGCGGTCGGCTGGTTCATCGCGCACACCAAGTTGTTCGGCCGGGAGGGCCAGCAGATGCTGGCCCGCCTCACCTTCTGGGTCGGCTCTCCGGCCCTGCTCTTCCTCGTCGTCGCGGACGCGGACGCGGCCGTTCTGTTCTCCGGCTTCCTGTTCGCCACCCTCGCCGGGGTGTTCGTCACGGCCGGGCTCTATCTCCTCCTCGCGCGGTTGGTGCTGCGCCGTCCGCTCTCGCACGCCGTGATGGGCGGAATGAGCGTGAGTTATGTCAACGCCAACAACCTCGGCGTGCCGATCGCCGTCTATGTGCTCGGCGACGCCTCCTGGGCCGCCCCGATCCTGCTCATGCAGCTGCTCCTCCTGCAGCCGATGTGGCTGGCGGCGCTGGATGCCACCGGTCGCGGCACGGTGTCCGTGCGCAGGCTGGTGCTCTCACCGATCACCAACCCCCTCACCATCGGCAGCCTCCTGGGTCTGGTGGTCGCGCTCACCGGCGTGGAGCTGCCGGCGATGGTGCGCGAGCCGGTGGACCTCATCGGCGGTCTGGCGATCCCCTGCATGCTGCTCGCCTTCGGCATCTCCCTGCGTCTCTCACCCCTGCCCACGGGACGCGGCACCCTCGCCGAGCTCAGCGCCATGGTGCTGCTGAAGCTCGCGGTCATGCCTGCCGTGACCTGGCTGGTCGCCGGTCCCGTCCTGGGTCTGTCGACCCCTGAGGTGCTCGGGGCCGTCGTCATGGCCTCGCTGCCCACCGCGCAGAACGTCTTCATCCTGGCGGTCGCCTATCGCAAGGGCGAGACCCTCGCCCGGGACAGCGTCTTCGCCACGACCTTCCTGGCGATGCCGGCGATGCTGCTGGTCGTGGTGCTGATGGGCGTGGGTTAG
- a CDS encoding OsmC family peroxiredoxin produces MPNPVVSKASTTWNGDLFTGKGNTSLDSSGAATFPVEWNARAEGSDTTTTPEELLAAAHATCFSMAFSNELKKNDTPPTEVRTTAEVTFVAGTGITGIALTMTATVEGIDEETFQKIAEGAREGCPVSQALKAVDITLSATLA; encoded by the coding sequence ATGCCCAACCCTGTTGTCAGCAAGGCCAGCACGACCTGGAATGGTGACCTGTTCACCGGCAAGGGCAACACGTCCTTGGACAGCTCGGGCGCGGCGACCTTCCCCGTGGAGTGGAACGCCCGCGCCGAGGGCTCGGACACCACGACCACTCCCGAGGAGCTGCTCGCCGCCGCGCACGCCACCTGCTTCTCGATGGCGTTCTCCAACGAGCTCAAAAAGAACGACACCCCACCGACCGAGGTGCGCACCACCGCCGAGGTCACCTTCGTGGCCGGCACCGGCATCACTGGCATCGCGCTGACGATGACCGCCACGGTCGAGGGCATCGATGAGGAGACCTTCCAGAAGATCGCCGAGGGCGCCAGGGAGGGCTGCCCGGTCAGCCAGGCGCTCAAGGCTGTCGACATCACGCTCAGCGCCACACTGGCCTGA
- a CDS encoding winged helix-turn-helix domain-containing protein: MTERALSPGRTALRVLAHPLRSRLLAQLRVHGAATATELARALETNTGATSYHLRQLAEVGLIEDSGEGTGRRRVWQAVVPTGPGETTADAPDPDDPDDVAAANWLARDYLEHFTGRAGDWLDERTGWDAPWQSVLGLEDHLVLVTAEQMTALREELVEVLERYRRLGQGNPQAKRVSVYTCALPVSRS, from the coding sequence ATGACGGAACGCGCCCTCTCCCCCGGCCGCACCGCCCTGCGGGTGCTCGCCCATCCCCTGCGCAGCCGGCTCCTGGCCCAGTTGCGGGTGCACGGTGCGGCGACGGCGACCGAGCTGGCCCGCGCCCTGGAGACCAACACCGGCGCGACGAGCTATCACCTGCGCCAGCTCGCCGAGGTCGGACTGATCGAGGACAGCGGAGAGGGCACCGGCCGGCGCCGGGTCTGGCAGGCGGTCGTCCCCACCGGACCGGGTGAGACCACTGCCGACGCTCCCGATCCCGACGATCCGGACGACGTGGCCGCGGCCAACTGGCTGGCCCGTGACTATCTCGAGCACTTCACCGGCCGGGCCGGGGACTGGCTCGATGAGCGCACCGGGTGGGACGCACCGTGGCAGTCGGTCCTCGGGTTGGAGGACCACCTGGTGCTGGTGACTGCGGAGCAGATGACAGCGCTGCGCGAGGAGTTGGTCGAGGTGCTCGAGCGCTATCGCAGGCTTGGCCAGGGCAACCCTCAGGCCAAGCGCGTGTCCGTCTACACCTGCGCGCTCCCCGTCAGCCGCTCGTGA
- the rplM gene encoding 50S ribosomal protein L13 yields the protein MRTYTPKASEITRAWHVIDATDVVLGRLASQAAILLRGKHKAIYAPHVDTGDFVIIINAEKVALTGAKLEQKLAYRHSGYPGGLTSKSYTQLLEQHPTRAVEKAIRGMIPKNSLGRQQLSKLKVYAGDSHPHAAQQPVPFEISQVAQ from the coding sequence GTGCGTACCTACACACCGAAGGCCAGCGAGATCACCCGCGCCTGGCACGTTATCGACGCCACGGACGTCGTGCTGGGCCGCCTCGCGTCCCAGGCCGCGATCCTGCTCCGCGGCAAGCACAAGGCGATCTACGCTCCCCACGTTGACACCGGTGACTTCGTCATCATCATCAACGCGGAGAAGGTCGCGCTGACCGGCGCCAAGCTGGAGCAGAAGCTGGCCTACCGCCACTCGGGCTACCCCGGCGGTCTGACCTCCAAGAGCTACACCCAGCTGCTGGAGCAGCACCCGACCCGTGCGGTCGAGAAGGCCATCCGCGGCATGATCCCGAAGAACTCCCTGGGCCGCCAGCAGCTGTCCAAGCTCAAGGTCTATGCCGGCGACAGCCACCCGCACGCCGCGCAGCAGCCCGTCCCGTTCGAAATCTCGCAGGTTGCGCAGTAA
- the rpsI gene encoding 30S ribosomal protein S9 — translation MTVNNTENTELEADEVELTEYTSESEGPVGEAAPRPTASAPGAGTGRRKQAIARVRIVPGTGEWKINGKSLDQYFPNKVHQQIVNEPLTVLELDGAYDVLVRVHGGGPSGQAGAVRLGVARSLNGVDEELNRPALKKAGLLSRDARVPERKKAGLKKARKAPQYSKR, via the coding sequence ATGACTGTGAACAACACCGAGAACACTGAGCTCGAGGCCGACGAGGTCGAGCTGACCGAGTACACCTCCGAGTCCGAGGGCCCTGTCGGCGAGGCTGCGCCGCGCCCGACCGCCTCCGCCCCCGGCGCCGGCACCGGCCGTCGCAAGCAGGCCATCGCCCGCGTCCGCATCGTGCCGGGCACCGGCGAGTGGAAGATCAACGGCAAGAGCCTGGACCAGTACTTCCCCAACAAGGTCCACCAGCAGATCGTCAACGAGCCGCTGACCGTGCTCGAGCTTGACGGTGCCTACGACGTGCTCGTGCGCGTCCACGGCGGTGGCCCCTCCGGCCAGGCCGGTGCCGTCCGCCTGGGTGTCGCCCGTTCGCTGAACGGTGTCGACGAGGAGCTGAACCGTCCGGCGCTGAAGAAGGCCGGTCTGCTCAGCCGGGACGCGCGCGTCCCCGAGCGCAAGAAGGCTGGCCTGAAGAAGGCCCGCAAGGCGCCGCAGTACAGCAAGCGCTGA
- the glmM gene encoding phosphoglucosamine mutase: MTRLFGTDGVRGLANKDITAELALKLSVAVAHELGSSGTSYGGRRASAVVGRDPRASGEFLSAAVMAGFASAGVDVLDAGVLPTPAIAYLTARMDAEMGAVLSASHNAMPDNGIKFFAEGGHKLADDIEDAITQRLDADWERPTGVGVGRVRPFPQGADFYMEHLLASVPGRLDGLHVVIDAAHGAASHVGPEVFRRAGATVDTIGGDPDGLNINDGYGSTHMERLQQAVVDRGADLGFAFDGDADRCLAVDADGNPVDGDQIMAVLAVDMRDRGTLANNTLVATVMSNLGLMQAMEREGIAVVQTAVGDRYVLEEMRAHKHTLGGEQSGHVIMLEHGTTGDGVLTALAVARRVRASGSPLARLTSVMHRLPQVLINVKGVDNSRVNSDEAVQSAVAAASAELAGAGRVLLRKSGTEPLVRVMVEADTAERAQQYADRLAATVQERLAL, encoded by the coding sequence GTGACGCGACTCTTCGGCACCGACGGTGTCCGCGGACTGGCCAACAAGGACATCACCGCGGAGCTGGCCCTCAAGCTTTCCGTCGCCGTGGCCCACGAGCTCGGCTCCAGCGGCACCAGCTATGGCGGGCGGCGGGCTTCTGCCGTGGTCGGCCGCGACCCGCGCGCGTCGGGGGAGTTCCTCAGCGCCGCGGTCATGGCCGGGTTCGCCTCGGCGGGCGTGGACGTCCTTGACGCCGGCGTGCTGCCCACCCCCGCGATCGCCTATCTGACGGCCCGGATGGATGCCGAGATGGGCGCGGTGCTGTCGGCCTCGCACAACGCCATGCCGGACAACGGCATCAAGTTCTTCGCCGAGGGCGGTCACAAGCTGGCTGACGACATCGAGGACGCGATCACCCAGCGGCTGGACGCGGACTGGGAGCGCCCGACCGGTGTGGGTGTGGGCCGGGTCCGTCCGTTCCCGCAGGGGGCTGACTTCTATATGGAGCACCTGCTCGCGTCGGTGCCCGGTCGGCTCGACGGTCTGCACGTCGTGATCGACGCGGCCCACGGTGCCGCCAGCCACGTCGGCCCCGAGGTGTTCCGCCGCGCCGGAGCCACCGTCGACACGATCGGCGGAGACCCGGATGGCCTCAACATCAACGACGGCTACGGCTCGACCCACATGGAGCGGCTGCAGCAGGCTGTGGTGGACCGCGGTGCAGACCTCGGGTTCGCGTTCGACGGGGACGCCGACCGGTGCCTGGCTGTTGACGCCGACGGCAACCCGGTCGACGGCGACCAGATCATGGCGGTGCTGGCGGTGGACATGCGCGATCGCGGCACCCTGGCCAACAACACGCTGGTGGCCACCGTGATGAGCAACCTCGGGCTGATGCAGGCCATGGAGCGCGAGGGCATCGCCGTCGTCCAGACCGCGGTCGGTGACCGCTATGTCCTGGAGGAGATGCGGGCCCATAAGCACACCCTCGGTGGGGAGCAGTCCGGCCACGTGATCATGCTCGAGCACGGCACGACCGGCGACGGGGTGCTGACCGCGCTCGCCGTGGCCCGACGCGTCCGGGCCTCCGGGAGCCCGCTTGCCAGGCTCACCTCGGTGATGCACCGCCTGCCGCAGGTCCTGATCAACGTCAAGGGCGTGGACAACAGCCGGGTCAACTCGGACGAGGCCGTCCAGTCTGCCGTCGCGGCTGCCTCGGCCGAGCTGGCCGGTGCTGGTCGCGTGCTGCTGCGCAAGTCCGGCACCGAGCCGCTGGTGCGGGTCATGGTTGAGGCAGACACGGCCGAGCGCGCCCAGCAGTATGCCGACCGGCTGGCAGCGACCGTCCAGGAGCGACTCGCCCTATGA